The Medicago truncatula cultivar Jemalong A17 chromosome 7, MtrunA17r5.0-ANR, whole genome shotgun sequence genome includes the window ATATGACTTTAGCATTGTACACATTTCCCGCAACAAATTATGTCTTTGTCCGCGACCCATACACGTGCATAGTAAAACGTACATGAATCTGGTTCACGTTTAGAttaaatacacatttttcttcttcttaagtCTGAACTAGTATATTGTAGTGCCTCCTTGACTGTTTGTGTTGTACAAAAATTGCATTACTAAATGAAAGGGAAGAGCTTGAGCAACCACAGAAACTAAAACAGTTGTTAAGGCGTGTACCATCAGTTTCCCCCGAGCTTATGGAGGTAATGCATAATGATTCTGATGAAGAAAGTGGGGAAACAGATAGCCAGGACCATGACTCGGATGAGGTAAGtgtattatttaattgaagATGGTATAGATTGTAGAACAAAATTTGGACCATGACTTGGATGGGATTTAGGGTTTAGTGTATTTACTTGGATTGTAGAATATTTACCAAATTTTTTCTTAGAGATAATGTTAAATCCATAATTGTTTTATGACTTGTTTTATGCTCTTGCTgaacttgaaaacttttttttttttttacttcaaagGAGCAtaaaaacaattgatttttttcttcactttatTGGTATTTACATGTTTAAAATCAATTGATTTTGAAACATGTACTTTTCagtaattttatcttaaaatcaTGCTCATGCAGATATGCAattttatccaaacaaaaaatatcattttgaatAATCATTTGTCCTTTATTGTCTTTTGTTAACCAATAAACTTTGTATGTTCTTTAAGGAATTTGAGGAAAATGTTGAGGTGAGAAAAGGACTAACTGAAGATGATGTCTCTGCTGCACTTCCCAGCAAAATAAAGGGTAAAGATTTTGAGCGTCATACAAGTCGCAGCGAAGgcgaagaagaaaaacaaaatgactCCAATGGAAATGAAGGTTATTCAGGTATGCATAAGCCGAACAAACGGAAGCGCTATAGTTCAGGGGAATTCGTTGGATGGGCATCAGGACCTCTCTCTAGTTTCCTGGCATCCATAGGGAGATATGAAACCGAACCAATGATGCGAAGGGATGTAAAATCTCTCATGTTTGAATACATTACAGAGAAAAATCTTTATCATCATAAAGACAAGAAAAAATTCTTCCCTGACGATAAGTTGTTTCCAATCTTTAAAAAGAAAGTCATGTCAAAGTACAAGATATATCCCCTACTCAAGTTTCATATTGCGGAAAGATCTGTTGATTCGGCTGGAAAGGAAAATCAcgaccaaaacaaaaattgttcgACAGACAACAAGCATATCGATGATGAAACATGTAGAAGATTGTCAAGCTTAATAGAAAAACCTCTGTTGAAAAAAGGTGATACGTGTATAAAACCTGGATGTTTTGCATCGATTAATGCCAAAAATATCAAGCTTATCTACCTAAAGCGAAGCTTGGTATTCGAGTTATCGAAACAGCCTGAAAGCTTTGCGAGTAGGGTGATTGGAACTTTTGTTAGAGCCAGAGTAGATTCCAATGATCATAAGCTAAGGAATTCATACCATCTTGTGAGAGTCATAGGtataataaattgcatataGATCTTGCTAGCTTTTTAACGCTACTTTATATTTCTCAATATTTGGTTCTATGTATGTACTTTAAATGATTGATCATTTCTCTTGTTTAACTTTTAGGTGTTCAACATGATGAAATGTCTAATGGAATACTCTTGCAAGTTTCCTTCATGCCTAAAGCTATTTCCATTTCTGAGCTCTCTGATGATGATTTCACAGAGGTACATCTAAATAATTTGCAGTGAAACTATATTTTCCTGGAATACATATTAATTGTCTTGTTTTACTGACAGCAAGAATGCGAGGATTTGCGGCAAAAAGTGAATACTGGCTTGTTTCCGAAAATAACTGTTGTAAGTTGTATGATACATGTAGAAAAAATGTTTTAGCTTTCGAAGGACGCTTATCTGAAACAGCAATTGAAAATAGTGAAAATTAGTGTGATCCAAAATAACATTCTTACTACTTATTCTTGTAGCAGTTTGACAGTAAAACCGTGTCATTGTTTTAAGTTGTCATTCGGCGACTATCGTGACACGttgaattgtttttattttatttttacttaaatATATAGCGGAAAATTTGAACTACTTTGTTTCCCTGTCTGCATTGGCAGGTGGATTTTCAAGAGAAGGCTACAAGTCTTCACGAGGATATAACAAAACATGTATTCATTCTTGGCTCTTTACTTGTTCATATCTATCTATTTTTCCACTATTGTTCAACAGCTTCTTATTTATAACTGACTGCGATTTATTTTTGTGGATTCTAGCAGTACTCAGGTTTCATAAAGCCACATACTTTAGCTATTCTGTACTTATTTTACTATCGATGTTTGTTACTCTTGGCATTTGTGATTCTATCTTATTTTCTGACATATTATGTGCCTTATGTCTTCCTGCTAGTGGATTGCGAAGCGCCTAGTCTATTTGCAAATTCAAATCGAGCGTGCAAGTCTCAGAGGACGAAATAAAGAATATCCTTCTTGTGTCATATAGAAATCATTATATGAATTAATAGTATCATATATATGACTATAGTAAATACTTTATAAGAATAATGATATATAGAGTATAGACTATACTATAGTGCCTCCTTGACCATTTGTGCAGTACAAAAATTGCATTACTAGATGAAAGGGAAGAGCTTGAACGACCAGAGAAACAAGAACAACTGTTAAGGCGTGTTCCATCGGTTTCTCCCGAGCATGTGGAGGTAAAATATGATCATTCTGATGAAGACCGTGATGAAACCGATAGCTAGGAGCCTAGTATAGAAGACTATTCTTCTTGCTTTGATGGTGTAAATAGTTTTTCCTCTGTTGGAAGCCAAAACCATATCCACTAACAAGTGATGATGAAACTGTGTACTTTGCAGTGGTTTGTTTAGACTTGGTTTACATTTTGGAATCGTCAAGGCCATtagataaatattttctttttatttcttgtttattGTTATgaataatcacttttttttaaaaaaaaaaaatttgtttttaaatgtttattactaaatatagaaaaatattttcacaaacaaAAGAGCAACCGTTTTATGTTGGAGCTTAGTCAAAGATACATTCGTGCAAATTAGTAATTATCAAGTATCTCTGTTTGCTTGGCGTCTCCTTCAAGATAGAATTCCAACTAAATCTAATTTGGTGCGCCGACATGTTCTCCAACCTATTGACAATCTTTGTGTTATTGGTTGTGGCTCCTCTGAGACGGCGGATCATCTCTTTGTTGGATGTGATTTGGTTGGGAGTGTTTGGTATTCAGTTTGTCAGTGGATTGGTGTTCCTTGTGTGCTTCCCAGTGCGGTAACAGACCAACCATTTCTTACAGTTTTCTCATTCGGCGTGCTTACCGCGATCTACCTATTCTTATCTTAGGTTATTTGGCTAGCTTGTATTTGGGTAATCTGGAAGGAGCAAAACAAATGTGTTTTTAAAAATGCGGTTATTGATCCTTTCATTATGGTTGACAAAGTGAAGCTGAATTCCTTTTTATGGATCTCTTCGAGTTTTGTTCCTATTGCGTTTGGATTTCGTGATTGGTGGAGACACCCATTTCTTTGTATGGgtgttatgtaatttttttgttttttccccTTGGAGGGGGCATCTTTATTAGATGTTTGTGGCTTGTATCTGACATTGGGTGGTTCATCACTTTTAGTACACCTTGTGCGGGTGAATCATCTTGCCTTTGAGCAATTTATtctaggcttaatacatgctttggtcccttaatttatttttgaatttcattttggttccttaactttaaaccgtctcaatttggtcccataactttgcCTCCgtttaacagaagggaccacttaggtaaacggaggtaacgttatgggaccaaattgagacagtttaaagttaagggaccaaaatgaaattcaaaaataagttaatataccttccaatatatttttttatacatttgactcattagaaaaaaaagtgttataatataatataccaTCCGATTTTGGGAGAAAGAAGTAGTGAtaatttgaagtttgattaataggtaggaaagtctgatcaataattattctactcaataatttaatttagattCTTGTTATATAGATTTTggaatatatttcttttgtatatcttaatttcattattatttttattattattattattaatgttaaattttgttttgaattgaaattattttgatttagattaaaattataggtatagatattaaaaaaatttattaggcttaatacatactttggtccctcaacttatttttgaattttattttgatcccttaactttaaaccgtctcaatttggtcccataattttACCTctgtttacctaagtggtcccttcggttagtttttttaacagaatggacaacttaggtaaacggaggtaaagttatgggatcaaattgagacagtttaaagttaagggaccaaaatgtaattcaaaaataagttaagggaccaaaacatgtattaagcctttattctattttgatttgttaaaaaaaaaaaaaaagtacctaTCAAGTGCAAAA containing:
- the LOC112416463 gene encoding uncharacterized protein At5g08430; translation: MEVMHNDSDEESGETDSQDHDSDEEFEENVEVRKGLTEDDVSAALPSKIKGKDFERHTSRSEGEEEKQNDSNGNEGYSGMHKPNKRKRYSSGEFVGWASGPLSSFLASIGRYETEPMMRRDVKSLMFEYITEKNLYHHKDKKKFFPDDKLFPIFKKKVMSKYKIYPLLKFHIAERSVDSAGKENHDQNKNCSTDNKHIDDETCRRLSSLIEKPLLKKGDTCIKPGCFASINAKNIKLIYLKRSLVFELSKQPESFASRVIGTFVRARVDSNDHKLRNSYHLVRVIGVQHDEMSNGILLQVSFMPKAISISELSDDDFTEQECEDLRQKVNTGLFPKITVVDFQEKATSLHEDITKHWIAKRLVYLQIQIERASLRGRNKEKIALLDEREELERPEKQEQLLRRVPSVSPEHVEVKYDHSDEDRDETDS